Genomic window (Capricornis sumatraensis isolate serow.1 chromosome 16, serow.2, whole genome shotgun sequence):
tttttctggaactctcttgcttttttgatgatccagcaaatgttggcaatttgatctctgtttcctctgccttttctaaaaccagctcaaacatctggaagtgcatacttcatgtactgttgaagcctggcttggagagttttgagcattactttactatcatgtgagataagtgcaattgtgtggtagtttgagcattctttgtcattgcatttctttgtaattgaaatgaaaactgatcttttccagtcctgtggccactgctgggttgttgttgttgttgttgttgttgttgttttaaaagaaatgtaaaaagcaaaatggctgtctgaggaggccttacaaatagctgtgaaaagaagagaagtgaaaagcaaaggagaaaaggaaagatatacccatctgaatgcagagttccaaagaagagcaaggagagataagaaagcctttctcaatgatcaatgcaaagaaatagaggaaaacaatagaatgggaaagaccatagagctcttcaagaaaattagagataccaagggaacattcatgcaaagatgggctcaataaaggacagaaattgtatggacctaacagaagcagaagatattaagaagaggtgacaagaatacacagaataactatacagaaaagatcttcatgagccagataatcatgatagtgtgatcactcacctagagccagacatcttgtaatgtgaagtcaagtgggccttaggaagtatcactatgaacaaagctagtggaaacgatggaattccagtttgaGCATGAGTTGCTCACATTCCTTGTTTTATCCTTGAAATAAAACAGTTCCTGCTCTAAATCCCAACTTTTCAGTTTCCTTGTCCTCCTGTGTTTTGCTTATAGAGGTTTGACAAGAAAGTTGTTTTCAAATAGGCTATAAGTACTATTGTATTCAGTGTTAAATTGCTCCATAATATTAGACCTTCTGGAATTAACactgaaaaaaacaatttttttttttcatcataggggactggagtgcaaaagtaggaagtcaggagatacctggaggaatagtcaagtttggccttggagtacaaaataaagcagggcagatTCTAACAAAGTTTTATAACAACTTCTAGTGCTCTGAGAAGCACAATTGCTCTCTTTGATGAAGACAACATTGTCATCTCTTTCTGGACTAGATACATCTAGTCTCCTGGAAATTGAGTGAGACGAGTATCCCAAGAAATGTTAATTTCCTTCTAGCCCCTCTTTCTTTGTCTCAtggagtaaaataataataataataactctcTGAAATTGAAAAAGTTTAATGAATTTGGTCAGCAGGGAAAATGATGTTCTAAGCAAGTTTTTCATAACTAAGACCATCAAAGAACAACCTTCTCTTGCAAAGAAtaacttcttttcatagctaggACCAGCAAAGAACATCTGGCCACTTCTCACTCCTGCTTATGGAAACTAAGTGGATAGTTAGGAATGTGCCCTACGTTAAGTGGAGATGTCATTAAATCTTGAAGTAGAAACACAAGTACAAAACAATGAATGGAAAttgcagaaaaaataaaagcccaggTCATAAAAATAAGTGTTAATACATTTTGGTATAGTCTGACTTTGAAGTTCTAGGAACTACAATTCAAAGACAGTAATAATAAATTTGAGAGTCTGCTTTGGAAGATCATGAGGTTAAGGGCAGTGAGCATCAGGCTATTGGAGATGCTGAGTAGACCTGCAGATGTTTTAGTTGAATGAGAGAGGATCTTAAATGATTTGAAAACTATGTATCTTCAGCAGTTGTATCTGAAGATACACAGTTCAAAAAGGAAGACAGTGGTTACAGGGTAGACATTAGCTCAATATAAGCTCAACTTCTTGTAAGAGTTGTACAGTAATTACACACATAGTTGTGGAAAGTATCAACATATACATAGTCAGCTGTCAGGAAGCTATACTGGATTCTGCATGAAAGGGTGATTTGATAGAACAATTTACAATACATTCCAAATTTAAATATTATGAGTAGAAATAAGGGTTGTCTGGGGCTAGGGAAGCACTCAGAAAACTATTTGGAGATGACTTGATTTATGCAGAAATATTTTGGAAAGTTTAGAACAACTACACTTTAAAAAGCTATCAACCAGCTTGATTTAGACTTCAATAACTAATTACTATGCAACTTTTCtgctttaaattaaatatatatatatatattcattaaccAACGTTCTTGTTATCCTTATAGCTGAACTTTATCGTTCATTACCAGTGTTCAGTTACTGGAAAGTGTCAAGTGTTCCCAGCAACAGCCTTTGTAttgcaatgagatatcatttcaggtatttcttttttttaattattttactttacaatactgtattggttttgccatacatcaacatgaatccaccactggtgtaaatgagttcccaatcctgaacccctgctcccacctccctccccataccatctctctgggtcatcccagtgcaccagtcccaagcatcctgtatcttgcattgaacctagactggagattcatttcttacatgatattatacatgtttcaatgccattctcccaaatcatcccaccctttccctctcccaccacgtccgaaagactgttctatacatctgtgtctcttttgctgtctcacatacagggttatcgttaccatctttctaaactccatatatatgtgttagtatactgtattggtgtttttctttctggcttacttcactctgtataatcagctccagtttcattcacctcattagaactgatttaaatgtattctttttaatggctgagtaatactccattgtgtatatgtaccacagcttttttatccattcgtctgctgatggacatctaggttgtttccatgtcctggctattataaacagtgctgcgatgaacattggagtacacgtgtctctttcaattctggtttccttggtgtatatgcccagcagtgggaatttctttttctgttcctgctGACTCCCAAGACACTTCCACCTGAATGTGCCTGTGTGTTTTTTAGTTATTCTCCAGAGAACATCTTAAACAGCTCTCCAAGAGGACCACTCTATATTTTTTGTGTTTCAGCCTTCATAGAAAAAACATTATTCACTCAAGCTTATCCCAAACCTCATCAGCATCTTCTCATTGCTCTACTGGTGAAACATCCAAGGACTCTCTTCTCCTCCATCACGAACTTTCTAACCctattaattttattaactaATATTTTCAAACTGCAGAATATGTGGTAGAGAGACAGATCGAGGACTGTAGACACGAAAAAGCCTGAGAAGTGGAGATATAAGACTTGTGTCCTATGTAAGAATTTCCAAGGTCATAAAAAAATATGCAGTTGCCATAGTCTATCTGATGTCAGGGCACTTAAGCAAGTTcatatttgaaaattctttgcTGAGAAGGAATTTCATGGGAAGGTGACATCTTGTTATTTGCAGTACTGGATTTTTCTGTAGAAATAAGACCTGCTACAGTGAAAGGGCAGCAAAGAATTGGGAGAAagctgagaggaaagaaaagtgggGCCCAAGGACTTTGATGTCTTTCTGtataatgtattatttcattttttttcttttttctttttcatttttcttctgattttaatgaaatattaaaaaacagaagagaagatggagtgCAATAGGAAGAGGAGCATGACAAAAAAGCCTGATCACATGGGCCTCATCATAGGCATAGAGTCCAAATATTCAGTTTTTATGCTGTGGTAGtcagtggttttagaaaaggcagaggaaccagagatcaaattgccaacatccgctggatcatggaaaaagcaagagagttccagaaaaacatctatctctgccttattgactatgccaaagcctttgactgtgtggatcacaataaactgtggaaaattctgaaagagatgggaataccagaccacctgacctgcctcttgagaaatctgtatgcaggtcaggaagcaacagttagaactggacatggaacaacagactggttccagataggaaaaagagtacgtcaaggctgtatattgtgaccctgcttatttaacttctatgcagagtacatcatgagaaacgctggactggaagaaacacaagctggaatcaagattgctgggagaaatatcaataacctcacatatgcagatgacaccacccttatggccgaaagtgaagagaaactaaaaagcctcttgatgaaagtgaaagaggagagtgaaaaagttggcctaaagctcaacattcagacaacaaagatcatggcatccggtcccatcacttcgtgggaaatagatagggaaacaatggaaacagtgtcagactttattttttgggctccagaatcactgcagatgatgatttcagccatgaaattaaaagacacttactccttggaagaaaagttatgaccaacctagatagcatattcaaaagcagagacattactttgccaactaaggtccatctcgtcaaggctatggtttttccagtggtcatgtatggatgtgagagttggactgtgaagaaggctgagcgccaaagaattgatgcttttgagctgtggtgttggagaagactcttgagagtcccttggactgcaaggagatccaaccagtccattctgaaggagatcaaccctgggatttctttgtaaggtatgatgctaaagctgaaactccagattggctttggccatctgatgtgaagagttgactcattggaaaagactctgacactgggagggattaggggcaggaggagaaggggacgaccgcggatgagatggctggatggcatcacggactcgatggatgtgagtctgagtgaactccgggagatggtgatgaacagggagacctggcgtgctgcgattcatggggttgcaaagattcggacacgactgagtgactgaactgaactgaactgagtcactgaTAATGGGGGGATAATTGTGCTAAAGTGAGTACTGGTGAAACTTTCCATAGGTCTCAATATTGTCATTTTCTCATTATTGGAAAAAAGCCGATAAGCGAATGAAgctgttttcttatttctgtcaTTCAGTAGTTGAGTGATTGGCTGAAAATAGCATAGGTATATGAGGGTAGAGAGATTCAGAGTTTGTCCAATGTTGCCCCCTCGCTAAGGTGACCCCTAAACTGCTATGTCTATTATGAATAACACTGTGTTTATGCCCTCTGTGCTGACCTGTACAGTGTTGGATTGGGATTCCATACTGTGCAATGTACATCATTGCTTTGATGGGAAATTCTCTACTTTTGATCATCATCAAATCTGAACCCATTCTCCATGATCCTTTGTATATTTTCCTGGCCATGTTGGAAGCCACAGACATTGCATTTAGCACCAGCATTGTCCCCAAAATGCTTGGAATTTTTTGGTCTCACTTGTTGGTGATCTAACTTGAGGCTTGCCTCTTTCAGATGTGGCTCATCCACGCATGTCAGGGTACTGACCTGGGAGTCCTGCTGGCCCTGGCTCTGGGCCACTATGTAGCAATCTGTTATTCTCTGAGGCATGCCACCATATTCACTCAACAGCTAGTCACTGACATTGGAGTTGGAGTGACATTGCGGGCAACCTTTCTCTTCATCCCATGCATATTGTTCCTAAAGTGCCATCTTACCTTTTACAGAACTCAGTTAATATCCTATGCTTACTGTGAATGGCCCTTGTAGGGATTGCCACTGCAGATGTTGATAAGTTCTATGGTCTCCTTGAAGCTATTGTTGTTGGTGACTTTGACCTTATTTTGATCACCCTGTCctatacacaaatatttatcaCTGTCTTACACCTTCCCCAGAAAGAGACATGTAATACATGTAATACATGTATTAAGGCATGTAATACATGTATTCCCCACATACGTATCTTCTTCCAGCTCCAGTTCCAAAACTGGAAGAactgcttttctctctttttgtacTCACAGGTTTACCACATATGTCTCATCTTACATATGTATCACTTTGTCCATTCTTTAGCTGCTGGTTCCACATTTCCTCAGCACTTTTGTCTATGGGGTGAAGACCAAGAACATTCAAAATAAGGTAATAAAAAATGTTCTGTTTCAAAGGTCAGGCTTGACATTTGATAGAACTAGTTGATCCTATGGATTTAATGTGTCATCTCTTGAGCATATGTGATCTGCAAATCCAGTTAGTGGTTTGGAGTATCATCTTACTTGATGAATACattaataaaatgtgaaatataacGGATGATATGGTGTTCACAGACTAAATAATAGTCTGAAGGAAGAATCAGACCTAATGACTCTCCTTATCACCAAGGCCATGTTTGAGTGAAATAACAAAATGCAGAGACCCTCTACAGATCATAGTGGAACATAACTGAATTTTTTCTTATACTTAGAATCACAGGACCCACCTCCTATGTTTGGTATATAAGTCCCTATTCTCCAgctattaaaaaatctttaatgaTTACTTTGTCTCATCAAAATCCACCCCTTGACTGTCTCCTTCTGGTCTACtataaacatgctgctgctgctgctgctgctaagttgcttcagtggtgtccaactctgtgcgaccccatagacagcagcccaacaggctcccttgtccctgggattcttcaggcaagaacactggagtgggttgccatttccttctccaatgcatgaaagtgaaaagtgaaaatgaagttgttcagtcgtgtccaactcccagcgaccccatggactgcagcctaccaggctcctccgtccatgggattttccaggcaagagtactggagtggggtgtcattgccttctctgactatagacataaataaatatatccttCTTCATGAAGTTATATTTACTAAGTATTTTATGCTACCAAACTGGTGAGTCTCATGCcatgaaatgttttttttctgaCAAATTTAGGACTGTAGCATACAATGCTATccttatattttttattgttcttaaGTGTCTacttaatttctttataaaaagagcaatttgaaaaaagaatttttggtATTTTAGATTTCTATGAATGTTCTGAACATAAAGGCAACTTTTAAACTTACTGTAGACCACATTGTTCTAAAGTTCATTCAATTATTTGATTCAACAAACAATTTTGACCTAGTAAGGATGGAGGTCTAAGAAACCTGGACAgaaattatgaatttttaaattattattaatttttaaatttatttatttttgtctatgcttggtcttcattgctgtgaggaCTTTCCTCTAGTTAAAGAAGCAGGgcttactctctagttgtggtgcacaggctacTTATTatagtgacttctcttgttgcagagaacacACCCCAAGGTGCCAGGGctttagtagctgtggctcctaGGATCTAGAGTGCAGTCTCTGTAGCTGTcatgcatggacttagttgcctcatggtatgtgggatctttatgGATCAGGGATCCagtttgtgtcccctgcattggcaggcagatcctttaccactgagccacaacgAAGCCCTGGAATTCTTACTATATTGGTTTCTAAATGTCttttttgtgccttttttttttttttttttagtgttaagcaaagctcattttgttttttattaagatTTTCATATCCTAATGATAATATTTCATAGATAGGTTTCATTATTCAAACTCATCACCATTGAGTGCAAGCAATCAAATGTTTGCCGAGTATATTTAATAGAAAAAGCAGATTTCAATTTGGTATGAAAAAAATGGTCAAAATTGGTTACATGTGAGAGTTCTGGAGTCAAATGAACTTGGTTCAAAACTTTATTTAGTCACTTCCTAAATTTATGCATTAGAAAAACGTTTATAGTCACAAATCAAGCTGTCTAACttttaattatgaataaaaataagtctCTTTGGGAACGAAGGATGGTGGTTGTCATAGTGTAATATAACAGATATCTTTATATAATGGTCTTTACATGGGACTTAGCAACTATTAAGGACTCAGTTATGGCTTTTATCTTTGTTATCAtcgttcttttttttaaatcatgcaaATCTTTATCATGCCTGTCTTATTATTAACTTTTCAGATAGT
Coding sequences:
- the LOC138092170 gene encoding LOW QUALITY PROTEIN: olfactory receptor 52A4-like (The sequence of the model RefSeq protein was modified relative to this genomic sequence to represent the inferred CDS: inserted 1 base in 1 codon; substituted 1 base at 1 genomic stop codon), yielding MVAHTSRSQDEFNHYGVQLLESVKCSQQQPLYCNEISFQCWIGIPYCAMYIIALMGNSLLLIIIKSEPILHDPLYIFLAMLEATDIAFSTSIVPKMLGIFWSHLLVIXLEACLFQMWLIHACQGTDLGVLLALALGHYVAICYSLRHATIFTQQLVTDIGVGVTLRATFLFIPCILFLKCHLTFYRTQLISYAYCEXALVGIATADVDKFYGLLEAIVVGDFDLILITLSYTQIFITVLHLPQKETCNTCNTCIKC